GCTGCTGTTGTGCTTGTATGAGAATTTATTGATTGGTTATACCAATATATGATGGTTATTTCCAAAGAGTTGGGATTTGGATTATCACACAATAATTCAAACCTAATACTAATGGCACATCAATTTGCATCATAAAATCTTGTCCATAACTCCTAAGAATTAAGAAACAGCTCAACAATACTTACAAAATGCATGGCAGGTTTTCAGCAGAACAAATGGAAGTGGCTAAAGATTTCAAGTACCAAGGTAAAAGTGTGGAATAGAAGCAACTTGAGTCACTACAAACCTCAACAATCACAAGCATATCCTTCCACATATCCACAACAACTACCATCCATATTTCATTTATTTGTGTTTTGATAAGGAACGAAAACAAGCAACCTTAATCATTCTTACAGATGAATTATAATGACTCAATGACTAAGTCAGAAGGATTAAGGATATGAGAACAAAGAATACAATGAAAATACACCCTGGTCTCGAACTACACTAACCTCAGTTCCAAACAATTTATCCaaagtaaaataattaaatacacATATTTTTACTAAAACAAATATCATTAACCCATTTGGAAATTCAGTGAAGCTAACAATTTCATCTCAACTTACAAAGTCAGAAGACTAACATAGAAAATCAATCATTtaaaatttgaaggaaataaaacCAAAGGGCAAAGAAGGGAATTACTTGAAGGAGTTGATGTTGAAGATGGGGAAGTCGCCACACCTAAAACAGAGAAAATTAGTTACACATACAGATCTAAAATATTATACcaaaaatatacttcctccgtcttttaatactcgcaatgtttgttagtttcacgcatgccgatgcacaactttgatcatttatatcttaaattctctttatgcaaaaattataaaaagttgatattttgaaaatacacattgagacgaatttaacaagattcacatgactatgttttatcttatataaaaaacactacgaatagtcaaagtatattatatgaatagtggcaaaagtccaaacgttgcgagtattaaaagacggaggaagtatttcagAAAGCAAAATTCATTGTTTATTTGAAAATGTAACACATTGTAGTAATTTAGAGGTGAGGTTCCTTTTTCGAGAAATAAACAACTTTATTAATGAATAGTCATACGACAATGGATTGAATTGCCCAAATTTAGAACTTGGCCACTTTGTGGTAGTCAACTTGTTGAAATTTCTATATGTAAGTTCTTAATACTAATTGAATCATCAAAATGCAAATGAAGGAAAGTTCTTTCCTTTTAGCCAAGTTTTCTATGTCCTTAATTGAATTGTCGAttcaaaataaaagaaataaaacccATTTTTCGctgaattaaaatattaaacaaaATTCTTAGCAAAAATATCTtactaataattttttttatagataagtaaaaaaaaatgaagttgTTAGAAATAATTACGAGTACAAAAATAATAACCTGTGCAAATGTTGGGAGATTTTCCAGTATCAATATGACAAAGCTTGGGGAGATTGAGAGCTTGAGTGACATTTATATGAAAAGCTTGAATTAAAGCAGGATTTCCGTATATGCTACAAAGACATGCTTTTTCATTCATCACCGCTTCTTTCAGTGGATTACAACAGCTACTCGGCGGCGTTGTGGTGGCGTTCATGTAGTTCAGGCAACCAGTTAGCCTCGACGCGCATGATGGTGTTTCTTGCGCCACTGCTAACGGCGTTGCTAGTATCaccaccgccaccgccaccgccaAAACAACCGCCAGATATTTACTCATCTTTAAAAAGTTTGTTAGAAATTTAGAAATTAGAATTTGTTGGGGGGATGATTTGAAGAATTTGATCGTCGTTTTTATGGGTTTGGAAATCGAAGAGGCAGGTGAAAGTGGGGCCCGGTTTTGACCCGGTGGTCTTTCTCTTACGCGGGCTTGAGGAAGACTAGAAGAGAAAATGAGGAAAAAAATATCTGATCTTGACGGCAAATATTTAATCACTCCTACTTAGTTTTCGGTTACTTAAGAATGttttagtctttttagacgACTTTTCACATAAAGCAACCAACTAATGGTCGGCCAGTTATGTGTAAAGACGGCCGGGCTCCGGGCCATGCAAAGCCCATCCGGGCAGGGTCGGGCCGGAAATTTTAAAATAGATTCCAGACACATGGGCCGTCGCGCCTAAgtctaattttattaaaattcgcgTACTTTACGTGCGGTGTCTTATCGTGCTTTCCCAAAAAAGTGGTCCACGTCCGGCCCAACACCCACGACTTAGTGTtgggccgtgcttttttcgcGCCTATGCAGAGCCAAATAATTTTCGTGTCGGATatggccgaaatttttaaaataGGGCCCAGACTCACGGgccgtcgtgcctaagcctaattttaTTAAACTTAGCATGCTTTGTCGTGTCGTGTCTTGTCGtccttttcccaaaaaaaacaaCCGGCCCACGACTTCATGTCGGGCCGTGCTATTGTCGTGCATATGCAGGGCCTGGCTTTTTTTTTCGTGTCAGGTTGGATAGTGTCGGGCTGAGACCGAcccggcccacaaccatctttagttATAAGagaaaaaaacaataaatcGACCAGTTTACTATTGGTTTCATATCATTGTCGATTTTCAACTTTTACCTTTATTGTAGATAGTTATTCGTTTACAATCCAATTTAAGGGGATCGTGAACTTAAAATTAGTCGTATCCCCAATAATCATGAACGTTCAACTGTTTGTATATAGAAGATTGTCATGGATAACAGACAGCGAACATCAACGAGGAAGAACATACTAAACAAAAGTACAAAACCCCAACAGGTTTCATCAGGGTTAGTGATACGATTAACAAAACCGATTCTAGATGTTAGATTCTGAAGAAATATTCGACTGAAATGGCCTTATCTGATGTCTgcctcaatatatatatatatatatatatatatatatatatatatatatatatattggtgATTAATATCATCATAGAATAATCTTTAAATTACATATACTAATTTGAGATATAAAAGAGAACAGAACAACATCTAGTAGAACATTGTATATGCCCCAAACATAAGTAGAATGGAAACAATTCCAGCAGAACCAGCTCCAGTAATCTTGACAGCAGCATTGCGGGGAGGACTGCTTCTAGACGCGTTCCCTGCAAAGATTAATCGGATACTTATAGAGCTTAGTTCAGTACATCCATATCACATTGGTTTCATGGAAATTTGATGACATAGTTTCGGTAAAGTACACAAGACAATGAGCGCGATAACCTTTCCTATTAACAAAACTTGCAACAAAACGGTAGTGGTTTGTCATGACCAATTGGAAAAGAAATCACCATTTCAGCTCATAATATTCTTTGGAACAGATTTTTCAGAGCAATTTTACATGTAAAAGGCCTGTTCATTGTTGTTCTTTGTAGACATTCCTCGGACTATTGTTGTTCTTTCTTTGCAAATTCCTATTGAGCCTGATAGTGTTCTGTCTCATACAAGAAGTTTGAATGCATGGTGTAAACGAGGGAAATAAGGTCAATCCCAATTTATGGCCTCTACTACTAGAAATGCTGATGCCAAGTTTATGGATGGCAGGAAAAAGGGTGGGCGAAAAAGAATATTGGTGATTTGCGGGCGAAAGGGCTGGGCTCGTAGAAGTATAATCAAAGTCCACTtacggcccgtttggtagcTGGTAATAAATGGTGGGACTGAGAATGAATCTAAGTGTTATTTAGCAAGAAAATAACATAACGATAtccatggtaatgaaattttgtctctaacttggtgtttttcttcataaatttgcagTATCACCTAATACCACTCCCCAAATGGTAATGAATGGTAATAAAGAAAAATAGATAATTTTGAGTGAACTAACATTACCATGGGAATagatattgattttccttataAATTTACATATAAATTCATTCCTATTGACACCATTTATGACCGACTACCAAACGAGTTGTTAGTCCCATCACAATAAGCTGTTTTACCAAGAAAGACATCTATAGGGAAGATATGTTCACTCTTGAAAGTCATAATATAGCAGAAGTAATATCCACCAATTATTCTACCCCAGTCTCCTCAGTCAACTGAATCATCAGTGCCATACGCTACGAGCCAATCAAAGATTTGGAAgattagaagaagaaaaaagtgGAAGACTTCTAAGAGTCAAGCCAACACTAATTCAGTATCCTTATCCTTGCTTCACGGCACATTAACTAGTATCATAAATAGGTACATTGTGATAGACGGACAGCAAACTTGTATACTACTGTGAAGAAGTAGCTCAACAATCTTCAACCACATATGCTAAAAGCATAGCTGATTTCCGCATTAAAATGGAAGTAGCTAAGTTGCTTAATATAGAAGTTAAGAGGCcagaaataaaaaaatcacAAGTTTGTATGGTAGGTTAGAAAAATTGTACAAAGGTttagttttcaatcaaatttttttaccatttcaaaaaaaaatctttttctGATAGGGTTATGAGAAAGCTTGATTATATTGTTGTTTACAAAGGAGTATTTATACTACATTCAGAATATTACAAAGTCaaaaatgaacataaataagaagATTATAACTAACTATATATGGTAGTAATTACATTAGAATAAAATTCATACTAAACTAAATTATTCTGATTGATTGTATCAATCAATTAATATACTCTAAGTCTATAATCGAGATATTTCCATATGGAGAGTCCGGaaaacaaaatccaaaaacaaATCACTTTATTAAGTACAATCATGATTCATGATAGTAACTCAATCAACCCGATTCACAAAATCACAACAACCAGCAAAAACCATCCATGTAATGCAAAAAGTTGTTAATTTTGTACCCCAAATTGGACATAGTATTAAGCTGTTAATGCAAAAAGCATTTAATTATGCAATTAGTTAAGTTGCACAATAACATTCGAAATTGAAAGGGGGCAGAAATGGAAACTTTATTATTACCTGGAGTTGATCCAGTGGAagctgaagaagatgaagatggAGATTGTGCTACATCTGAACAACAGGGTAAAATTTTATAGAAGTTCAGATTTATGTGTATCAAACATTAATTTAtactttataaaaataaaataaaaagcaaAATTGAGTCcaaatttagtttttttttaaagtaattGAACAATACTATTCCGTACTACTTGAATTATCAAATGCAAATCAAGAAATAATATTCATTTCAGCTAGCAAAAGATAAttataaaatcaaaattaattctGCAAAGGGAATTTCGTTTTACACATTCATACTGCTACTTGAATTATCAAATGCAATCAAGAAATAATAAcccagaaaataaaaaaattgattaggaaaaaaaaaaaaggagaatacCTTTGCACAAATTGGAGGGATCTTTAACAGTGTCGACATGACAAAGGGGGATGAGATTGAGGGCTTGAGTCACATTTATATGAAAAGCCTGAATCAAAGCAGGGTTGCCGTAAATGCTGCAAAGGCATGGTTTTTCATTTGTCACCACCCCTTTCAGCGGACCACAGCAGCTAGTCGGTGGCGTTGTGGTGGCGTTTAAGTAGCTGAAACACGCCGCTAGCTTCGATGCACATGTGGGTACTCCTGCTGGGCTTTGTGCCGCCGTTGACGCCGCCATACAGGCTACTAACGCCGCCAGTAAAACCACCATGGTTGATTTATCCATTCTAGAAGGCTTGAAATGAATTACTCCGtaattctttcttttttctctctctccaacGAGTGTAGTGCAAAGTCTGCAAGTGAACGACTGAACGGGCTTTGTTATTTACGGGGGGTTACTACTTACTTTAGGTTTTATAATCTTTTATTTAAAAGGATTTTCGCTTTATCTTATTAGGTTTAAGACCGAGTCAATAATTATTACGCTCAATTTGGTTCAATGTTAGTaaaggagagaaaagaaaagggaaaagaaaggaagagaAGTGAAACGGAAGAAATGAATTAATCTTTGCTATGTTCGACTTATTTGACTAttttagataaaataagttcagatgacTTCAGATAAGTGTAGATAAATTGGAtcagataatataaatttaacaaaaataagtttttttttcagacattttcacacacaattaagtttatttcagacaaaataagtttgtttcagataaaataagttcagataaattcagttaaTTCAAATAAGTTCTATAATATAAGTTTAGTCAAAATAAATTCAATAGAACGGATACTTACACTGTTCATAAACCGTTCGAAATCTACTCGATCAGTTAAAGTTCGGTTTGTTTAGGACTTTAGGCTGCATTTAGCTATTACTCTGTacccgggggggggggggggggggttgtcaAAGTACATATTTCATGCGTACTCCATATTTGAAAAGTGTGAACAACTGAACACTGATTCGCAAATACTACAAAACTTGATCGacatcttttttattttatttttgtcaatCACAAAAGTTGGTAAACCTCACGGGCAAATTAACTTGAATTTGTGATCTAGACAAAACCCAAAAGACTTAACTAAAAGATTACGGCCGAAAAGATTATGGGGTATTGTTATTTTGTTACGGAATTAGAATTAGGCTAGAATTCTAATACCAACATCTTAGTCTTAGAGTTCTTATATTTCTATTCCTATATAGATTATCATAGATGTTCAATGAGTTTAATTTAAACTAGTAGTTTAATTTGGTTGTaacttgtactccctccgtcccttaatactcgcaccgtttcgactggacacgcttgccaatacacatctttgaccaccaatatctttaactacatattataaaaatttagaaaaatattaatattttgaaaatatgtattaagatgaagccaacaatatattataaagtaacatttattttcatatactagaaataaaatagggtcaaagtgaattatgtgaatagtacaAAATGTCAAAacagtgcgagtattaagggaaagagggagtaagtttttttttttgtttgtttgttggtagagAGGCCCTTCCTAGAAGGTAAGCTATTTCCAAGAACTATAAGCATTCACGGCTCATTTGGTATTAGGGATAAGGGGTGAGGATAAGGATATTTTAACCCTTTATACGAAGTACTCTTATCCCCATCCTTATCCTCACCCCTTATCCCTTGTTTGTTTACTAGGATTATTTcttcttttaatgttaaaagacTATTTTACCCTTCATTAAAAGGGGTAATATGTAAAGAAAGGAGGTTGATATGATTTTAGCCTACCATTTTAAAAGGGTAATAcagtaaatttattatttaatctaTATCCTTATCCTCAACCCTGCCAAACAAGGGATAAAGATAAAATTAATGAATTCTCTATCATAAATTCCCTATTCCTATCCCAATTTATATCCTCATCCATATCCCCCTCTCATACCAAACGAACCGTAGAAGCTTACCTATTGCGAGTCTATGTGGGACATATAAGCATTAGAATCTTACCTAAATACTAATACTGaggacacaaattcttatttacaaggggtgtacaataaatattgtacaccggagtaaaagttaactcaaaatgcttaaaagttaagcttatatatgcaaaagttatctattttttagtgatttttttaaaaattttagtaaaacttatttcttcaaaatgactaataatgtataaaataaatcatttaacccattaaaatgtttatctatcaatttttttatcactgatataaaagttaatcaaaattaggttaaagttataaaaaaatagGCAAAAGTTAtcttgtacaataaatttattgtacaccttgtgcgcataAAACCTTTTATACTTAGGAATAGGAATATAAAATAGACTCTAACACTAAGATATTGGTATTAGAATTCTAGCCTAATTCTAATTCCGTAACAAGTATGTACAAGATAGTACAATTGATTTACCAACACATGCATCTACATATGTAATGAAGACGAGATGGGTAGTAGGAACAATTAATATCAATTCATTCATGGTGTATTGGTGTGGACCATTATTTGATGAGTAGAAAGGTATCAATGTATCATCATGTCTTCTTTGTATAATCCAATTAATGGCCCCTCGACATGGTTCAAATTTCCATATTTGTTCACACCACCTTTTTGAATTTATCCCATTACCTTTCCATATTATGTGAATATGGGTAACTGGGTAAGTCGGTAACATAACACATacaatacgaagtataataatAGAGAAATGAGTAAGTATTATGTCAGACAGTGTTAGAAAAACATTAGGTCATAAAAGTTAACATTTTAGCATCATCAATATTAACATTTTTTTGTTTAGCTTATGCTAAGTCCTACGAATTGTAATCCGCCGTACATTATATACACGAATTTTTCCTAGCGAATTATTAACGTTTAAGTTATGTAAGAAGTATAATTTTCTGAGTCAGAGACTTTTTTTGTAATATAGAAATGGATATAATATTACTTAAGGCGAATGCCTTACAAAAATAGGGTAAATAAACAATAGTCTGATATCAAtagttaatacggagtatgattaaattagttttaaatCACACTAACAtaatcaaataaatgaataccctccataaaaaaaattcaaatgaaTGATGAATCACTATAAAGTACATTGTGAGGATGTCCAAAATTAAAGTATCGGAAATCCCAACTTTAGAGATGGacataaattaaaaattgaagaagacATTTGAAAGGGAGGCCCAGGCCCAGGCCCACCAGGTTTTCAATATAACATTAAAGTTGCACAAAGCAAGAATGAGCCCAAAGCAGCTGATCCAGTCCATGCAATGTTGCTGGCCCCATTCTTTTTCTTACCTTTTCCTTTGAGAGCAATTCCAGAACTTAGACCTGAATCTACCATACAAAAATACACTTTCAAAGTAACCCATTGGAATAAAAATTTATCTCAAACTATATAAAGTATTTCATGAAAGACTCCGTTTGTTTcatcagaaatataaaaaaaaatgattataGGAAAATAATTTGTATAGAAAATAATTTTTAGAGGAAAAACTTTAACGAAAaaatagttttcctttgtttgtttctttacGGCTTTGTTTATTACAATATTAGTAAAGGAAGGAAAGGGAGTCAGGGAcaagaaaggaaaaaaagaaaacgaaacttaatttattttctgttgtttgGTGTGATGGAAAGAAACGAggggaagagaaagaaaaataatttattaacgTTGGTTCTTCTTCCATTTTTCTTCATTTCCCACCAAATCTCATACAAATATGATTTGTAAAATCAAACACAAGAAGccatatttttcttttcctttctcttattttccttccaattcctttATACCAAACAAAGCCTtagaaaaacaacaaaaaaaaggtTTGAGAATCTCGAACCTGAAATTGGAGCTGCAGCCGGAGACATTGTTGGGGCTTCTAGTTGCACCATAAGTGTTGTTGCATGAAATTATAAATTATGTATTCATTATTAAAAACGAAGCCCGAAACGTAATCCATATGAGATTCGATCCCGAGTCTTAGGTATGACGTAAGCATATCAGTAAACCAATTTACGATAAATTCATAACGATTAATTATAATGAGCGGAAATTAATTATCagaggaccaactcaaccaaaagcttaagctcATGGTTGAATCCCTAACATTAGTTTAATACTCTATCACGTCCCCTCTCATATGAAAGCCCTTCGGgcttgaagtgtggatgcaACATATGTCTCCTCATACCCAGCACGAAATAATCCACTTTGAAATGAGGGGTGGATGAAATTTGAACCCGTGATCTTTTTGTCACGCTGGCTCTGATACCCTATCAGGAGACCAACTCAATCAAAAGTTTAAACTCATGGTTGAAACCCAAATATTAG
This Spinacia oleracea cultivar Varoflay chromosome 6, BTI_SOV_V1, whole genome shotgun sequence DNA region includes the following protein-coding sequences:
- the LOC110795227 gene encoding non-specific lipid transfer protein GPI-anchored 7 — its product is MSKYLAVVLAVAVAVVILATPLAVAQETPSCASRLTGCLNYMNATTTPPSSCCNPLKEAVMNEKACLCSIYGNPALIQAFHINVTQALNLPKLCHIDTGKSPNICTGVATSPSSTSTPSRSSPPGNAAGRITGAGLVASLLMMFGAYSMFY
- the LOC110795252 gene encoding non-specific lipid transfer protein GPI-anchored 7 translates to MDKSTMVVLLAALVACMAASTAAQSPAGVPTCASKLAACFSYLNATTTPPTSCCGPLKGVVTNEKPCLCSIYGNPALIQAFHINVTQALNLIPLCHVDTVKDPSNLCKDVAQSPSSSSSASTGSTPGNASRSSPPRNAAVKITGAGSAGIVSILLMFGAYTMFY